The Candidatus Rokuibacteriota bacterium genome includes a window with the following:
- a CDS encoding BrnT family toxin: MRFEWDHAKEEINIRKHGVDFDEAADTFYDPSGLERPDEGHSGYEERFIRLGASRRGRILVTAFTERGESIRIISSRRATRREVKSYEEGI; encoded by the coding sequence GTGCGATTCGAGTGGGACCACGCAAAGGAAGAAATCAACATCCGGAAACACGGAGTGGACTTCGATGAGGCCGCGGACACGTTCTACGATCCTTCAGGGCTCGAGCGACCGGACGAGGGGCACTCCGGCTACGAAGAGCGGTTCATACGCCTCGGCGCATCCCGGCGCGGCCGGATCCTGGTAACGGCGTTCACCGAGCGCGGTGAGTCAATTCGCATCATATCGTCCCGACGCGCCACCCGGCGTGAGGTCAAGAGCTATGAAGAAGGAATATGA
- a CDS encoding BrnA antitoxin family protein, translating to MKKEYDFSKAKRGVFRKLPPLKERARYTKVRITIMVDLDVLDFFKKRATEPGAQPYQTQINQALREYVFKSRPTLAENLLKDESFISRISERIAEYSARGVGPDPESLELARTNPYATVISEAWETARRVKNSSWFDEGLRSDDDEFREPFQLLVGSLISTVSGLKERRGKGLDKQVTSIAQDEWRRILFERTEPPCFGDDPRLGEAFGNMHSASVSFRLVSAVFFVHRLLRERGNGSPFSQFEGNLRGPNAGWKDAKLSGDQWLREIKKGRFKGRTLDEVGKLNQDALPLYLVIVNLHRDHFAHGHKERAERRKAFEPLLRRHLIQAQLQLINWGLSTIAKLIEVGPSQTRGRRYFRAPEVRPET from the coding sequence ATGAAGAAGGAATATGACTTCTCCAAGGCCAAGCGTGGCGTTTTCCGTAAGCTTCCTCCCCTGAAAGAACGCGCGCGCTATACCAAAGTGAGGATCACAATCATGGTCGACCTAGATGTTCTGGACTTCTTCAAGAAAAGAGCCACCGAGCCGGGTGCCCAGCCCTACCAGACCCAGATCAACCAGGCGCTTCGCGAGTACGTCTTTAAAAGTCGCCCGACTCTTGCGGAGAATCTGTTGAAAGACGAAAGCTTTATCTCCCGCATCTCGGAACGTATCGCGGAGTATTCGGCGCGAGGCGTCGGCCCTGACCCAGAAAGCCTTGAACTCGCCCGCACCAATCCTTATGCCACCGTCATTTCCGAAGCGTGGGAAACCGCACGTCGGGTAAAGAACTCATCCTGGTTCGACGAGGGCCTTCGGAGCGATGACGATGAGTTCAGAGAGCCGTTTCAGTTGCTCGTCGGTTCCCTCATTTCTACTGTGAGCGGCCTGAAGGAGCGGCGGGGTAAAGGTCTCGACAAGCAGGTGACGTCAATCGCGCAAGATGAATGGCGAAGGATTCTCTTCGAAAGAACAGAGCCGCCGTGCTTCGGAGACGACCCGAGACTAGGAGAAGCCTTCGGCAATATGCACTCGGCATCCGTGTCCTTTCGATTGGTCAGCGCAGTCTTCTTCGTTCACCGGCTCTTGAGGGAAAGAGGCAACGGCTCCCCATTTTCCCAATTCGAAGGAAACCTACGCGGTCCGAATGCCGGCTGGAAGGACGCCAAGCTATCCGGCGACCAGTGGTTGCGCGAGATAAAGAAAGGCCGGTTCAAGGGGAGAACGCTCGACGAAGTCGGTAAACTGAACCAGGATGCTTTGCCTCTTTACCTGGTTATTGTCAACCTGCATCGCGACCACTTCGCTCATGGTCACAAAGAGCGAGCCGAGAGACGCAAGGCCTTCGAGCCGCTACTTCGCCGCCACCTTATCCAGGCGCAACTACAGCTAATTAATTGGGGCCTCTCGACGATT